In Phycisphaerae bacterium, the sequence CGTTGAGCCTGAACGAGGATCCCGCGCTTCGCCCGGAAGCCGAGGGGCATCTGATCGCGAACACCTATTCGCTCGTGGGGGAATTCTCGGATTTCGTGCCAGTCCGAGGGAGCGGGCTGGCGGAAGTGAACATCGAGCTGATGCCGGCGGAGCTCCGCCGGGTGGACTCGGCGGACATCATTGAGCACTGGCGAAAAGCGGTCGGGGAGATTCCCGACGCGCTGTCGTTCTCCATCACGCGGCAGGAACTCGGGCCCAACGAGAAACCTCTGGAGATTCGCCTCCTGGGCGATGATCTTGGACAGCTTCGCATCGCCGCGGACGCGGTGGAGGAGCGTCTGGGGGAATTCGCGGGAGTCTTTGACATCACCGACGACCTGGTTCCGGGGAAACGGGAACTGCAGGTTTCGTTGAAGCCGCAGGCGGCGGCGCTGGGCCTGACCGTGGCGGACCTCGCGGGGCAGTTGCGCCAGGCCGTCTACGGCGGTGAGGCGGTGCGCCTCCAGCGTGGGTATGAGGAAGTGAAGGTCATGGTCGGGTACGCGGAGGAAGACCGGCGGGGCATGGCGGCGCTGGACAGTCTCCGCGTGCGGACCCCGGCCGGCGGCGAGGTTCCCTTCGCCGAAGTAGCTGACACGCACCTGACGCGGGGTTATTCCGCCATCGGCCGACAGGACGGTACGCGCCGCGTGCGCATCCAGGCGGACGTGGATGAGCGGTTTGCCAATGCCGAGCAGATCATCGGCACGTTGACCGCATCGTTCCTTCCGGACATCGAGAAGCGATTCACGGGGGTGGCGTACCAGATTGAGGGGCAGCGCGCGCGAATCGAGGAGTCGCTCTGGAGCCTTTCGGGGGCGACGATCGTCGCGCTGATCATCACCTATGCGATTCTCGGCGCGGTGCTGCGTTCGTATACCCAGCCGCTGATCCTCTTCGCGGCGATTCCCCTGGGCATGGCCGGTGCCGTGATCGGGCATGCGGTCATGGGGTACGACCTGAGCCTGATGAGCGTTTTCGGCATGACGGCCCTGGCGGGCATCGTGGTCAACGACGGGCTGGTCCTGCTGGACAAGCTCAATCGGAACGTCGCGGAAGGGATGAAGATCGAAGCGGCGGTGACCGATGCGGCCGAATCGCGCGTACTTTCGGTGTTTCTGACGGCGCTGACCAACGTAGCGGGCGTCGCCCCGCTGCTCTTGGAGCGGAGCACGCAGGCCCAGCCGCTGATTCCGATCGCGATATCCGTCGCATTCGGATTGACGTTTTCGACGGCGCTGGTCCTGCTCGTGGTACCATCGTTGTACTTTACGCTCAACGACGTTAAGCGCCTGCTGCGCTGGCTGCGGACCGGCGGGGCGCTGCCCAGTCCGGAAGAAGTGGAGATGGGCGCGGCCGCCCACGGCCAAGTGGAAGGCGCCACCGCCTGATCAGAGCAGGAACGCATTCATGACCATGCCAACCGAGGGAGTCGAGCGCCGCGGCAATCGGCGTTGGGCGGGGCTTGTCATCCTGGGGATTTCCGTGGTCGCGACTTCCTGCCGCGCGCCTTCCGGCAGCGTGGAGTCGATGCTCGAGCGGCACCGAACGGCCATGGACCGCCTTCCCGAGGAAGAGCAGCGGATGCTGGAGCAGTTCGGCGATCCGGAGGAAACCGAGCGGGCCGACGACATGCTGCCGGCGGACGTGCTCCTGCTGGAGCAGGCGCGATCGATCGCGGTGCGGGCCAATCCGGATGTCCATGCGGCGCGAGCGCGGTTCAACGCGGCCGCGGCGCGGATCGATGAAGCACGCGCGCGGTACTTCCCCGTGGTCTCGTTCGGGCATACCTCGGCACGGACATTCCACACGCCGGCGAGTCTGAATCGGCTGAACCTCGCGCAACTGCCGCAGGCGTCGACGCCGATTGACCTGGGGGACACGCAGAGCATTGCGGTTGCGGCGCTGATCAGCGCCTTGCGCCGGCCGCTGTTCGGCGGCTCGAAATTCACCGGCGATCGCAATTCCTTCAGCGAACACGGGACATCGCTGAGTCTGGCGTGGTCGGCGTTCGACGGATTCATCCGCGAAGCGCAGCTCCTCTCCACGCAATACCTGTTTCGGGCGGCGACGTTCTCGCTCTCCGACGTCGAACGGCTCATTATCCAAGCGGTGGATCAGGCGTATTACCAGGTGCAGCTCGCCGAGGAGCAACTGCGCATCGCTCGCGCGGACGAGGCGTTCAGCCGCGAGCAGCTCGATGAGACGGCAAAGCTGCGCAAGGCCGGGCGGGCTTCCCAGGCGGACGTGGACAACTTCCGCGTGCGCATGCTCAGCGCCCAGACCAATGTGACCGCGGCGATGGGGCTACGTGAAACTGGGCTCGTGGTATTGGCGGAGCTTATGGGCATTCCGGCCTCGAAGCTGCCAGAGGCACTTTCCCTGTCGCCACTGGAGACCGAGACGGAAAAGGACATGACGGCTCCGGACAACGCGGAGTGGGTTGGTCTGGCGTTCGAGCGCCGCCCGGACCTCAAGCAGCTCAATCAACTCCTCAAGAGCGAGGAACAGCAGGTGCGGGCGAACCGGGGGCTGTACAGTCCATCGGTGAATGTCAGTGCGTCCTGGGGGTTTGATCGCAGCTCCAATCTCCACTACAGCAAGGAGGACCAGTCCACGGCGGCGGGTCTGGAAGTCCGATGGGATCTGTTCACGGGCGGGGCGAGGTCATCGCGCGTCCGCCAGGCGGAAGCACGTCGAGCGGAGGCGGCCGCGCGCCTGGAGCGGCGCCGACTGGCGGTACAGGCGGAGGTTCACCAGGCGGTTATTGATGTACACAATGCGCAGGAGCAGATTCGCCTGAGTCGCGAGGCGCTGGATGTTGCCCGTGAGAACCGCCGGATCGTGCAGGCGGCGTACGTTGCGGGACGGGAGCCACTCACACGGCTGAATGAGACGCAGCGGGATTTCATTGCGGCCGACGCCGATCTGGTGCGGGCGCGCATTCGTTTGCGTCTGGCGTGGTCCGATCTGAATGCGGCCGCGGCGACGTACGTATCGAACCTTGCGCAGGAATCCAGTGAGAAACCCCCCGTTGAACCGTAAGCCGAAGACTGTGGGCTGAGCCTGGCGGTTCCGAATGTGAATTTGAAGGGCTGGCGGCAGCTCCCCTATTCTCCCAAACACCCCATGCCTGCATTGGGTTCAACTCTGATCTTGAATGGGACACTCCCGACAAGGTACACTGGAGTCGGTCTGCCTATCTTTGGCCGCGCCCGTTGCAGCCAAAGAGAGCCGCGAGCAGCTTGTCCCGCAAATAGGGAGCTCCAGCCATGTCGCGTGCATCATGTCAGCTTTTCGTCTTGGCTCTGGCCGTCATCACCTTCGGGGGATGCAACAATCTCGATCCGGTGCAGAACGACAATACGGCCGGAAGCGAGCAGGGCGTGCCGGACAACGAGAATAGCTCGGCGAACGACCCGGAATGCGATCTGCCGTTCGACGGCATCGGCATTCACGACGGCTGGCTCATTAGCGCCGACCCGAAGGCAAACGATCAATTCAACCTGGCCATCAGCGGCATGGGCGCACAGGTGCAGGACATCACTTTCTCGGATCCATCCGGAGAATTGGTGAATTGCTACGGAACCAATCCGACGATCAACATGATCGTGGAC encodes:
- a CDS encoding TolC family protein, which gives rise to MTMPTEGVERRGNRRWAGLVILGISVVATSCRAPSGSVESMLERHRTAMDRLPEEEQRMLEQFGDPEETERADDMLPADVLLLEQARSIAVRANPDVHAARARFNAAAARIDEARARYFPVVSFGHTSARTFHTPASLNRLNLAQLPQASTPIDLGDTQSIAVAALISALRRPLFGGSKFTGDRNSFSEHGTSLSLAWSAFDGFIREAQLLSTQYLFRAATFSLSDVERLIIQAVDQAYYQVQLAEEQLRIARADEAFSREQLDETAKLRKAGRASQADVDNFRVRMLSAQTNVTAAMGLRETGLVVLAELMGIPASKLPEALSLSPLETETEKDMTAPDNAEWVGLAFERRPDLKQLNQLLKSEEQQVRANRGLYSPSVNVSASWGFDRSSNLHYSKEDQSTAAGLEVRWDLFTGGARSSRVRQAEARRAEAAARLERRRLAVQAEVHQAVIDVHNAQEQIRLSREALDVARENRRIVQAAYVAGREPLTRLNETQRDFIAADADLVRARIRLRLAWSDLNAAAATYVSNLAQESSEKPPVEP